GGTGCACGGGGACGTACGCCAACCGCCGAAAACACGAAAACCAGCCTGTTTTTTCCTTGGAAATCTTATCAGCAATATGATATAATGCCGACAAAGATATTGCAATCTTGAGGTATGCGTGAGATGATTCCGTATTTTAAGACAAAGGAGCCTAATGTCCGAACAATCGCTCTACGAAACCCTGCATAGCTATTTCCCATTCGGTTTTCATCTGTCTCGAAAATCATGGGAAAGATATGACATATTATCCTTGCTGGATGATTATAATCCCGATAAGCCAACCTCCGGTATTTATGCTATCCGGCGATTAGCCTACCGTATCAATAAAAAGAATATTCATCGCACGCGCTATAAAGAACCGGTCCAGACCGGACAGCTTGTCTCGATAGGGATTATCATCGATATTTTGCGATATATAATATTTACATACTGCCGCGAGGAAGTTCCCGGCGTTATTCCCCAAAGCCATAAATGGACAGCCAAACAGTTTGGACAAGCAATCATAGAAAAACCGCCGCCGGTATTTGTGAATCAATTTCCACCTCTGCCGGTAATGAAATCGCATCAAATCGAGGCTGAGTATCTTAAGGACACATCAGAAACGCTTTCAAACAGGGATAATATTACTGTCGAAATGATTCTGTTATCATTAGCGGCAGTTAATCCGGCATTTAAGCCATTTTTAGACCTCTTTGATGATACTGCTCTTAAACAACAATCGCCTTACAGGCCTTATGTTAAAAACATCGAGAATTATTTTAATACTCAACCGGACTTTTCTCCTTTGGGGATAAAGTTATTCGAATGCCTGCGTGCTCCTATGCTTGCCAGCCCCGATTCGCTTGAAGGTCAATTGATTTATATTAGAGACCGTTGGGCTAAATTCTTGCCTCTGGAACTGCTCAAAGAACTGTTGCTGGCCGCTGATATTCTAAGAGAAGAACAGCAGTTGCGCGGTTTAGGTCCCGGTCAAATCCGCGTTTTGCGGTTTGGAAAAGATGCTTATGGCTACGATTTTGACTATCCCGAACCTGCTCGTTTCAGCCGGGATGCCGATTGGATGTCGAATGTGGTCATTTTAGCCAAGTCAACATATATCTGGCTTGATCAGCTATCGAAAAAGTATAAGCGTGATATCAGAAACTTAAACGATATTCCCGATGAGGAACTCGACCGGCTTGCCCGATGGGGATTTACCGGACTATGGCTTATCGGGTTATGGGAACGCTCATCGGTTTCGCAAAAAATCAAACAGTATATGGGCAACCCCGAAGCCGCCGCGTCGGCTTATTCCCTCTATGATTATATTATAGCGGAAGACCTTGGGGGAGAAACCGCATTCCAGAACCTGCGTGATAGAGCCTGGCAAAGAGGCATCCGTCTCGCCAGCGATATGGTGCCCAATCATGTGGGCATTTTCTCGAAATGGGTTGTCGAACACCCGGACTGGTTCGTTCAAAATGATATTCCACCTTATCCCTGGTACAGATTTTCAGGCGAAGATTTATCTCCTGACCAGCGGGTTGGGATTATAATCGAGGACGGCTACTGGGAGCATCGCGATGCTGCAGTCGTTTTCAAGCGGGTAGATAAATTTACCGGCGATGTGAGATATATATATCATGGCAATGATGGCACCAGCATGCCCTGGAACGATACAGCCCAGCTTAATTTCCTTCTACCGGAGGTTCGCGAGGCTGTGATTCAGACAATTCTTCATGTGGCGCGCAAATGCCCAATCATTCGTTTTGATGCCGCTATGACCTTGGCAAAAAAGCATTATCAGCGGCTTTGGTTTCCCAAGCATGGCGATGGCGGGGCCATACCATCACGGGCTGAGTACGGCATGACAAAAGAGGAATTCGAGGCGGTTTTTCCAAAGGAATTCTGGCGTGAAGTTGTCGACCGTATAGCCAGCGAGACGCCCGATACATTACTTCTGGCTGAGGCATTCTGGCTGATGGAGGGTTATTTCGTTCGCACTCTCGGCATGCATCGCGTTTATAACAGCGCTTTTATGAATATGCTCAAAATGGAAGATAACGGCAAATATCGCAAGACCGTTAAAAATGTCCTCGAATTCAGCCCGGAAGTGCTAAAGCGATTTGTTAATTTTATGAATAATCCCGATGAAGATACTGCCGCTGCCCAATTTGGCAAAGGAGATAAATATTACGGCGTGGCGGTTCTTATGGTTACCATGCCGGGACTGCCTATGTTCGGTCATGGCCAGATTGAGGGTTTTACCGAAAAATACGGCATGGAATATCGGCGGGCATACTGGGACGAACAGGTTGACGAGGAAATGGTGCGCCGTCACGAGCGCGAGATTTTCCCGCTTATGAGACGGCGAAATCTATTCAGCGGCGCTGATAATTTCGCTTTCTACGATTTCAATTCGTCCGATGGCGGGGTCGATGAAAATGTTTTTGCATATACCAATCGGGCTGGTGATGAACGCGCGATTATTATTTACAACAATGCTTTCAACAATACTCGCGGCTGGATAAAGGTATCAACGCCTATTAATATCGGAAAAGGCGAGGAGAAAATCTTAAAAAGCAAAACCGTAGCGGAAGCCCTGACATTAAATGCGGACGAGGGCTATCTATATGTATTCCGCGACTATAAAGCGGGGCTTGATTATATTCGCAGCGGCAAGCAGATTGCCAAGGAAGGTATTTACGCCGAATTGCAGGCATATCAATATATAGCTTTTCTCGATTTCAGAGAAATATTCGACAGCGATGGCACATGGAGCAGCCTTGCCCGAAAACTCAATGGCGATGGCGCACCCAATATTGATGATGCCTACAGAGAAATGTTATTTGAACCGATTCTAATTCCTTTCAATAAAACATTAAACGCAGATATACTGCATCAAATAACTTCCGATTGCGATAAGGCGCGCCCGCATATAGAGAAAAATATTTTGCGTTTTCTGAATGCCGTTAAGGATTTTACCGGAGCTGATATAAGCGCTGATGAAATATATAAAGATATAATCAATGAAT
This genomic window from Candidatus Zixiibacteriota bacterium contains:
- a CDS encoding alpha-amylase, whose product is MSEQSLYETLHSYFPFGFHLSRKSWERYDILSLLDDYNPDKPTSGIYAIRRLAYRINKKNIHRTRYKEPVQTGQLVSIGIIIDILRYIIFTYCREEVPGVIPQSHKWTAKQFGQAIIEKPPPVFVNQFPPLPVMKSHQIEAEYLKDTSETLSNRDNITVEMILLSLAAVNPAFKPFLDLFDDTALKQQSPYRPYVKNIENYFNTQPDFSPLGIKLFECLRAPMLASPDSLEGQLIYIRDRWAKFLPLELLKELLLAADILREEQQLRGLGPGQIRVLRFGKDAYGYDFDYPEPARFSRDADWMSNVVILAKSTYIWLDQLSKKYKRDIRNLNDIPDEELDRLARWGFTGLWLIGLWERSSVSQKIKQYMGNPEAAASAYSLYDYIIAEDLGGETAFQNLRDRAWQRGIRLASDMVPNHVGIFSKWVVEHPDWFVQNDIPPYPWYRFSGEDLSPDQRVGIIIEDGYWEHRDAAVVFKRVDKFTGDVRYIYHGNDGTSMPWNDTAQLNFLLPEVREAVIQTILHVARKCPIIRFDAAMTLAKKHYQRLWFPKHGDGGAIPSRAEYGMTKEEFEAVFPKEFWREVVDRIASETPDTLLLAEAFWLMEGYFVRTLGMHRVYNSAFMNMLKMEDNGKYRKTVKNVLEFSPEVLKRFVNFMNNPDEDTAAAQFGKGDKYYGVAVLMVTMPGLPMFGHGQIEGFTEKYGMEYRRAYWDEQVDEEMVRRHEREIFPLMRRRNLFSGADNFAFYDFNSSDGGVDENVFAYTNRAGDERAIIIYNNAFNNTRGWIKVSTPINIGKGEEKILKSKTVAEALTLNADEGYLYVFRDYKAGLDYIRSGKQIAKEGIYAELQAYQYIAFLDFREIFDSDGTWSSLARKLNGDGAPNIDDAYREMLFEPILIPFNKTLNADILHQITSDCDKARPHIEKNILRFLNAVKDFTGADISADEIYKDIINELKTIPIDRNLDSSKFDADIVSGFLSKVDMINAQSLTHITFAWIIIHHLWRFDLQDEAETALVSSSAPLENWMLNTYIYRAFNDFSHNETYAYFDSLLVNIITVYEKLFIANHSKTITEMINDIFENKTAQEYLQFNMHDNFLYLNKEQLGRMVNALLFAAIVHLRANDKLTNDILRYALTKAKQILDAANGAGYRVEDIKRLLIK